AAGTATAAACGAGTTGTATTAAAACTAAGTGGAGAAGCATTAGCAGGTGAACAAGGATTTGGTATTAACCCAGCAGTGATCTCCTCAGTAACTGATCAAGTAAAGGAAATTGCAGAACTAGGTGTTGAAGTTGCTGTTGTAGTAGGTGGAGGAAATATATGGCGTGGAAAAATAGGTAGTGAAATGGGAATGGACAGAGCTACAGCAGACTATATGGGTATGTTAGCTACTGTCATGAATTCATTAGCGCTTCAAGATAGCCTTGAAAATTCCGGTGTACAAACTCGTGTACAAACCTCTATAGAGATGAGACAAGTTGCTGAGCCATATATTCGTCGTAGAGCAATACGCCACCTTGAAAAAAAA
This Cytobacillus sp. IB215665 DNA region includes the following protein-coding sequences:
- the pyrH gene encoding UMP kinase, producing the protein MNNPKYKRVVLKLSGEALAGEQGFGINPAVISSVTDQVKEIAELGVEVAVVVGGGNIWRGKIGSEMGMDRATADYMGMLATVMNSLALQDSLENSGVQTRVQTSIEMRQVAEPYIRRRAIRHLEKKRVVIFAAGTGNPYFSTDTTAALRAAEIEADVILMAKNNVDGVYSADPTIDQTAKKYDTLSYLDVLKEGLGVMDSTASSLCMDNDIPLIVFSIMEQGNIKRAVLGDNIGTLVRGKK